The stretch of DNA GGCCGGGCGGCGGCCTGTTTGCTGTCATGCTTTGGCGCCGTGGTCTTCGGCGCTGCCGCCTCGGGACGGGGCGCGGTTTGCTTGGCCTCGACCTTCGGCTTCGAAGGCGGCGTGCTTGCGGTAGCGTCAGCCGCGCCGCCGATACCGACCTTGCGGGCGAGGTTGGAGAAGAACCCGTCATTCTGGGCCGTCGGCGCCGCATTGGCGACGCGCGTCGGTGCCGCGGCAGGGGTGGGCGCTGGGGCTGCGGCAAGCTTCGGCTGTTCCGGCGCGCCCGCCAGCAGATTCTCCGAGGGTGTAGGTGCCTTGGGCGGGTTGACGTGGGAAGGAATCGTGCCTGGGGCGCGAGCCATCAATGACAGGGAGCCGTCGCCGGCTTCCGAAAGGCCGGTGCTGCCGTCGGGTACGCGCGCGGCAAACACCCGGTGCATGCCGCCGTCGATACCGGTGTTGGTGCGGGCGACCGGCGTTCCCTTGGCGATCAGCCGCGCGGTCTCGGCGAGGTCGGTGGCCTGCTTTTCGCGCACCGCGTCGGCGACTTCTTCCGGAATCACATAGGCCGGGCACTTGGCGGAAGCATCGAATACCGGGTCACGCGTCGCATTCGGCGCCTTAACGGCATCGAACACGTATTTTTTTTCGCAGAACTCGACCTTCGGCTCCTGCTTCGTCACCTCGAAATGATCATTGCCTTCCTTGATCATTTTCCAGAACGGCATGTTCGGGTTGTTGCGATGCTTGGCCATGTTGGCCGGCGTCATCTTGAACGGATAGGCCTGCAACTGGAACGACTTCTGGCCGCCGAAGAAGGATTCGCGGCCCAGCGAGTAGATTTCCGCGATCTGCTCGTCGGTCATCGCGTAGCAGCCGCGCGAGGAGCAGTCGCCATGCACCATCAACTGCGAGCCGGTGCGCCCCAGCGCCTTGTCGAAGGCGTTGGGATAGCCGGTGTTGAAGGAGAGGTAATAGGCCGACTGCGGGTTCATCTGCGCCGGCGAGATCGCATAGAAGCCTTCCGGCGCCTGGCGGTCGCCTTCGCGCACCTTGGGGCCGAGATCGCCCGACCAGCGGCAGATCGGATAGGTCTTGAGCAGCGCGAAGCGGCCGGAGCGGTCCTGCTTCCAGATCTCCAGTTCGGCTTCCTGCTTGAACAGCCGGACCAGGATCGGCGACTGCAGGTCCATGTCTTTCGCCGTCATGTCGGCGATCAGTTTTGGCGGGACCGGCTGGTTGGCCTTGGCGTTATTGGCCAACGACATGTCTTCGCCGTTGCAACCGGCCAACAGCGCGCCTGCGCCCGCGAGGACAGCCGACGTGACGAGCGCGCGAACCAGCGAGCGGTTAATCAAAGGCTAAGCTCCACACCCACCGGGCATTTTCGCACCCCAAATCACAGCGAACATGCCCTGAAGCCATTGCATAAAATAGTACCCTTTGACCCTCCGCGCCGCAACCCGAACGCGATGCGCCAGCCGCTTCCACGGCAGGCATGGTCAACAGAATTTAAAGACTGGGGTCGGGGCCTAATTAGGGCCGAATCAAGTGATTCAGCGAAATAAAGCACCTTTAAGGCGGCGTTAACGGTTGGGATGCCGGGCGGCCGAACCCTCTCCGGAGGGAGGCCAAGGGCCAATCAGCCAAGCTTGCGGCCGATATCGAGAAATTTCTGCCGACGCTGCCGGCGGATGCCGTCCGCGTCCAGATTGCGGAGATCGTTGAAGGCCTCCGCGATCGCATCGCCGGTAGCCGAGATCATTGCGGCGGAGTCGCGGTGAGCGCCACCGGAGGGCTCCCTCAGGATCTGGTCGATCACGCCGAATCGCAGCATGTCCTGGGCCGTGATCTTCATGCCGTTGGCGACTTCCTGGGCCTTGGTGCCGTCGCGCCACAGGATCGAGGAGGCCGCCTCCGGCGAGATCACGCTGTAGATCGCGTGCTCGAACATCAGCACCTTGTTCGCGGTGGTGATGGCGATGGCGCCGCCCGACATGCCCTCGCCGGTGATGATCGCGACATTGGGGACGCCGAGCGAGAGGCACGTGTCGGTCGAGCGGGCGATCGCTTCCGCCACGCCGCGCTCCTCGGCGCCGATGCCGGGATAGGCGCCGGCGGAATCGACGAGCGACAGCACCGGAATGCTGAACCGGTCGGCCATCTCCATCAGCCGCACGGCCTTGCGATAGCCTTCGGGGCGCGCCATGCCGAAATTATGCTTGATGCGGCTGTCGGTGGTGGCGCCCTTTTCCTGGCCGACCACGCAGATCGCCTCGCCGCGGAAGCGGCCGAAACCGCCCATCAGCGCCTCGTCCTCGGCGAATTTGCGGTCGCCGGCCATCGGCGTGAATTCCGTGATCAGCGCATTGACGAAATCGGTGAAGTGCGGGCGCTGCGGATGGCGCGCCACCAGCGTCTTCTGCCACGGCGTCAAATTGGCATAGAGGTCGGCCAGCGCCTGCTGCGATTTGTCCTCGATGCGCGCGATCTCGTCGCCGATGTCGCTGCCGGACGCCGCCAGCGCACGCAATTCGTCGACCTTGGCCTCGAGTTCGGCGACGGGTTTTTCAAAGTCGAGATAACTGCGCATCTGATCCGGCATCGAGACAATATAGGTAACAACGTGCTTTGAGGCGAAGCGGTTTCGATTCGCTTAAGGAAAGCGCACATCTTCAATGATTTAGCGCGCGTCTCGGTCCGGGCGACCCGGTTTGCCGAAAGCGCGCCAAACAAGGCCGCGGGCGGGAGACGGCTGTTTC from Bradyrhizobium sp. AZCC 1693 encodes:
- a CDS encoding L,D-transpeptidase family protein translates to MINRSLVRALVTSAVLAGAGALLAGCNGEDMSLANNAKANQPVPPKLIADMTAKDMDLQSPILVRLFKQEAELEIWKQDRSGRFALLKTYPICRWSGDLGPKVREGDRQAPEGFYAISPAQMNPQSAYYLSFNTGYPNAFDKALGRTGSQLMVHGDCSSRGCYAMTDEQIAEIYSLGRESFFGGQKSFQLQAYPFKMTPANMAKHRNNPNMPFWKMIKEGNDHFEVTKQEPKVEFCEKKYVFDAVKAPNATRDPVFDASAKCPAYVIPEEVADAVREKQATDLAETARLIAKGTPVARTNTGIDGGMHRVFAARVPDGSTGLSEAGDGSLSLMARAPGTIPSHVNPPKAPTPSENLLAGAPEQPKLAAAPAPTPAAAPTRVANAAPTAQNDGFFSNLARKVGIGGAADATASTPPSKPKVEAKQTAPRPEAAAPKTTAPKHDSKQAAARPPLRSSVSDTPASAKDNQVAGSAPIVPPNSFDSRFGAVK
- a CDS encoding acetyl-CoA carboxylase carboxyltransferase subunit alpha; the protein is MPDQMRSYLDFEKPVAELEAKVDELRALAASGSDIGDEIARIEDKSQQALADLYANLTPWQKTLVARHPQRPHFTDFVNALITEFTPMAGDRKFAEDEALMGGFGRFRGEAICVVGQEKGATTDSRIKHNFGMARPEGYRKAVRLMEMADRFSIPVLSLVDSAGAYPGIGAEERGVAEAIARSTDTCLSLGVPNVAIITGEGMSGGAIAITTANKVLMFEHAIYSVISPEAASSILWRDGTKAQEVANGMKITAQDMLRFGVIDQILREPSGGAHRDSAAMISATGDAIAEAFNDLRNLDADGIRRQRRQKFLDIGRKLG